In Halarcobacter bivalviorum, a genomic segment contains:
- the fliE gene encoding flagellar hook-basal body complex protein FliE — MNINSITDSIGSISSKQTNQVNLNNTQNDLSFKDMLKNAVNEVNDTQVQGYNAMENIATGRVKNLQQAVQKIEEAELSLKLGLEVKNKAINAYREIMKMPV, encoded by the coding sequence ATGAATATTAATTCTATTACTGACTCAATAGGTTCAATTAGCTCAAAGCAGACAAATCAGGTTAATTTAAATAATACTCAAAATGATTTAAGCTTTAAAGATATGCTTAAAAATGCAGTTAATGAAGTAAATGATACTCAAGTTCAAGGTTATAATGCAATGGAAAATATTGCAACGGGAAGAGTTAAGAATCTTCAACAAGCAGTTCAAAAAATAGAAGAAGCTGAGTTATCATTAAAACTTGGATTAGAGGTTAAGAATAAAGCAATAAATGCTTATAGAGAAATAATGAAAATGCCAGTTTAA
- the flgC gene encoding flagellar basal body rod protein FlgC, protein MGFFDGYDIAVSGMSAQRTRVNVTSANIANAKTTHTEEGGPYKRQSVAFHDVLLHEKNKTNGTNDLRAPFAEENDKNQLALRGVGVKSIIEDDSAPVMRYEPSHPDANDEGYVAYPNINPVIEMINLLEARRSYEANVTAFTTHKNIDVRTLDILKA, encoded by the coding sequence ATGGGTTTTTTTGATGGATATGATATTGCTGTTTCTGGTATGAGTGCACAAAGAACAAGAGTAAATGTTACAAGTGCAAATATTGCAAATGCAAAGACTACACATACCGAAGAGGGTGGACCTTATAAAAGACAAAGTGTAGCTTTCCATGATGTTTTATTACATGAAAAAAATAAAACAAACGGAACAAATGATTTAAGAGCTCCTTTTGCTGAAGAAAATGATAAAAATCAATTAGCTTTAAGAGGAGTAGGAGTAAAATCTATTATAGAAGATGATTCTGCACCTGTGATGAGGTATGAACCTTCACATCCAGATGCAAATGATGAGGGTTATGTGGCTTATCCTAATATTAATCCTGTAATTGAGATGATTAATTTATTAGAAGCAAGACGTTCTTATGAGGCAAATGTTACTGCATTTACAACTCATAAGAATATTGATGTGAGAACATTAGATATTTTAAAAGCTTAA